The following are from one region of the Nicotiana tabacum cultivar K326 chromosome 3, ASM71507v2, whole genome shotgun sequence genome:
- the LOC107804510 gene encoding dof zinc finger protein DOF3.4-like: MPSDVSERKATKQQQGAAPAPEPEHLPCPRCDSTNTKFCYYNNYNFSQPRHFCKSCRRYWTHGGTLRDIPVGGGSRKNAKRSRTITTNNTSSSTSSCLSSTLSPRDYHHAPTPSHVSPFLVPLTADHHGGPLPFDVKPNGNMCGSFTSLLSNTQGPHGLLALSGFGLGVGPAIEDMGFGLGRPIWPFPGVVSHTSVDHSNSNGAGASMLGNTWQLASGEGGFVGAGGDCFNFPELAISTHGNGMK, from the coding sequence ATGCCTTCAGACGTAAGTGAACGAAAAGCTACCAAACAACAGCAAGGAGCTGCACCGGCACCGGAGCCGGAGCATCTTCCATGTCCACGCTGTGATTCCACCAACACTAAATTCTGCTACTACAACAACTACAACTTCTCTCAGCCACGTCACTTCTGTAAGTCCTGCCGCCGTTATTGGACACACGGCGGCACTCTTCGTGACATCCCCGTTGGTGGGGGTAGTCGCAAAAATGCCAAACGCTCCCGTACAATCACTACTAACAACACCAGTAGCAGCACTAGCAGCTGCTTGTCCTCCACGCTCTCTCCTCGCGACTACCATCACGCGCCTACTCCATCACACGTTTCTCCATTTTTGGTTCCTCTAACTGCCGATCATCACGGCGGGCCACTACCCTTTGACGTGAAGCCGAATGGGAACATGTGTGGGAGTTTCACCTCGTTGTTGAGCAATACTCAAGGGCCTCATGGTCTTTTAGCACTCAGTGGGTTCGGGCTTGGAGTTGGGCCTGCAATTGAAGATATGGGCTTTGGCCTTGGAAGGCCCATTTGGCCATTTCCTGGTGTAGTCTCGCATACCAGTGTTGATCATAGTAACAGTAACGGTGCTGGAGCTAGTATGTTGGGCAACACGTGGCAGCTTGCTAGTGGAGAAGGTGGATTTGTTGGAGCTGGAGGAGATTGTTTTAATTTCCCAGAACTTGCTATTTCAACGCATGGAAATGGTATGAAATGA